Proteins co-encoded in one Taeniopygia guttata chromosome 4, bTaeGut7.mat, whole genome shotgun sequence genomic window:
- the SPARCL1 gene encoding SPARC-like protein 1 has protein sequence MKAVVLFICLVGLVFAIPSEYIHSEASKEENTGYVDKGDLLPSPSNLKPGSEDRDEPQTIGKQRRTGSEHQVKNSLKSIDFLVLHNKLGLASDNQDSDSGSSSREQSSSEHDQLRKHEKHGNMANRHLPGHAEHPLGAFSLHHEHNMWKYNKNAVGLSEKNSESDEEESMEEEDEKWDEESDYRDAKHKDHQTRQGDQYKRHQHENSMQLDELLRDSRQPTRKTKRHSKKFEEFEEERKNKKKSYKEEIPPSQKTHTEYQDAKQQSQERKYNIQVNYQSDHDTAVKIQDREDSNDDDGHDSGDIDGEEYLSNTWKETAYEEEERIQSNDQESTSTESEGEGTTEDDTAVHKETKDFQIVKIKDLAHSEQDDHEPPDSDNKQQLKMSSSIQNINSMDSEDKVKTTNSSHGEMESVSNRNEEALLGLPDTCHNFHCKRGKVCHADKQGEPHCICQDPAACPPTEDYEHVCGTDNKTYDGTCQLFGTKCQLEGTKTGRQLHLDYMGSCKHIPPCTDYEVAQFPLRMRDWLKNILIQYYERDLNASGILTEKQRNKVKTIYQNDKRLVAGDHPVELLLHDFEKNYHMYVYPVHWQFHQLDHHPVDRLLTHSELAPLRASLVPMEHCITRFFQECDGDQDKLIALKEWCHCFGIKEEDINENLLF, from the exons ATGAAGGCTGTAGTCCTCTTCATTTGTCTTGTAGGATTGGTTTTTGCTATTCCA agtgaaTATATTCATTCTGAAGCCTCAAAGGAAGAGAACACAGGGTATGTAGACAAGGGTGATTTGCTGCCCAGTCCCAGTAACTTAAAACCAGGCTCTGAAGACAGGGATGAGCCCCAGACCATTGGGAAACAAAGAAGAACTGGGAGCGAGCATCAAGTGAAAAACAGCCTAAAAAGCATTGATTTCCTTGTACTGCACAATAAGCTAGGTTTGGCTTCTGATAACCAGGACAGTgactctgggagcagcagcagagaacagTCCAGCTCTGAGCATGACCAGCTCAGGAAGCATGAGAAACATGGGAACATGGCAAACCGACACCTTCCAGGCCATGCAGAACATCCATTGGGTGCTTTCAGCCTTCATCATGAGCATAACATGTGGAAATATAACAAAAATGCTGTTGGCCTGtctgaaaaaaacagtgaaagcGATGAAGAGGAAAGCATGGAAGAAGAGGATGAGAAATGGGATGAAGAAAGTGATTACAGAGACGCAAAGCACAAAGACCATCAGACACGTCAAGGTGACCAATACAAAAGACATCAACATGAGAACAGCATGCAATTAGATGAACTCCTGAGAGATTCCAGACAACCAACCCGGAAAACCAAGAGACACAGCAAGAAATTTGAAGAATTTGAAGAAGagaggaagaacaagaagaagtCCTATAAAGAAGAAATCCCCCCCTCTCAAAAAACCCATACCGAATATCAGGATGCCAAACAGCAAagtcaagaaagaaaatacaatattCAAGTGAACTATCAGAGTGATCATGACACAGCGGTGAAAATACAAGATAGGGAAGACAGTAATGATGATGATGGTCATGACAGTGGTGACATTGATGGTGAGGAATATCTCAGCAATACCTGGAAAGAAACAGCctatgaggaagaggagagaatCCAGAGTAACGACCAAGAGAGCACCAGTACTGAGTCTGAAGGGGAAGGAACCACGGAAGATGACACTGCAGTTCACAAAGAGACTAAGGATTTCCAAATTGTCAAGATTAAAGACCTTGCTCACTCTGAACAAGATGATCATGAGCCACCTGATTCTGACAACAAGCAACAACTGAAAATGAGTAGCTCCATTCAGAACATTAATTCAATGGACAGTGAAGATAAG GTTAAGACTACAAACAGTTCCCATGGTGAGATGGAAAGTGTCAGCAACAGGAATGAGGAGGCTCTCCTTG GACTGCCAGACACATGTCACAACTTCCACTGCAAAAGAGGCAAAGTCTGTCATGCAGACAAACAAGGGGAACCCCACTGCATTTGCCAAGATCCTGCTGCTTGCCCTCCCACCGAAGACTATGAGCAC GTTTGTGGTACAGATAACAAGACTTATGATGGCACATGTCAGCTCTTTGGCACCAAATGTCAACTGGAAGGGACAAAAACAGGACGCCAGCTGCACCTAGACTATATGGGCTCCTGCAAAC ACATCCCCCCCTGTACTGATTATGAAGTGGCTCAGTTTCCCCTCCGGATGCGAGACTGGCTTAAGAACATCCTTATTCAATACTATGAACGTGACCTGAACGCTTCTGGGATTCTAACCGAAAAGCAAAGGAATAAG GTAAAAACGATCTACCAGAATGACAAACGCCTTGTGGCTGGTGACCACCCGgttgagctgctcctgcacgACTTTGAGAAAAATTACCACATGTATGTGTATCCTGTGCACTGGCAGTTTCACCAGCTTGATCATCACCCTGTTGACAG ATTATTGACACACTCGGAGCTCGCACCCCTGAGAGcctcccttgttcccatggaaCACTGCATAACCCGTTTCTTCCAAGAGTGCGATGGAGACCAGGACAAACTCATTGCTTTGAAAGAATGGTGCCACTGCTTTGGGATTAAGGAAG AGGATATAAATGAAAATCTCCTATTCTGA